From one Butyricimonas faecihominis genomic stretch:
- a CDS encoding putative zinc-binding metallopeptidase, translating into MKRYILNLFLLVMLFSVSACSDDDLGPSIFDPSTEELTELDLWMQANFTKPYNIEVLYKWLDIESDMAATLVPPTEDNAAGLADVLKKIWCLPYVNIAGNDFFCKLAPKQLMFIGSSRYNSDGTVTKGSAEGGRKIIIYEVNQFDRTNATRLKRYMKTIHHEFTHIANQTIEFPKEYELISPGYVEQWKNMKDQEAYDAGFISPYAMSEPSEDFAEMVGIMLSNSRAEWEVLLDKPATQDGKDKLQQKLEMVLNYYRDVWNVDLYALQEECEKAIYEVVNNVNP; encoded by the coding sequence ATGAAAAGATATATATTGAATTTGTTTTTGTTGGTTATGCTCTTTTCCGTGTCGGCTTGTTCTGACGATGATTTGGGACCGTCTATTTTTGATCCTTCAACGGAGGAATTAACCGAGTTAGACTTGTGGATGCAGGCTAATTTCACGAAACCTTATAACATTGAGGTCCTTTATAAATGGTTGGATATCGAGTCGGATATGGCGGCGACACTCGTACCCCCGACCGAGGATAATGCGGCGGGGTTGGCCGATGTTCTGAAAAAAATCTGGTGTCTCCCTTACGTGAATATTGCCGGCAATGATTTTTTCTGCAAATTGGCCCCCAAACAGTTGATGTTTATCGGTTCTTCCCGTTACAATTCGGATGGAACCGTCACGAAAGGGTCGGCTGAAGGAGGACGGAAGATTATTATTTACGAAGTGAACCAGTTTGACCGTACTAATGCAACCCGTTTGAAACGTTATATGAAGACGATCCATCACGAGTTCACGCATATTGCTAATCAAACGATCGAATTCCCGAAGGAATATGAATTGATCAGCCCCGGTTACGTGGAACAGTGGAAGAACATGAAGGATCAAGAAGCCTACGATGCCGGGTTTATTTCTCCTTACGCGATGAGCGAGCCTTCAGAAGATTTTGCCGAGATGGTGGGAATTATGCTTTCCAATAGTCGTGCCGAGTGGGAAGTCTTGTTGGATAAACCTGCCACGCAGGATGGAAAAGACAAATTGCAACAGAAATTGGAAATGGTGTTGAATTATTACCGGGATGTGTGGAATGTTGACTTGTATGCTTTACAAGAAGAATGCGAGAAAGCTATTTACGAGGTTGTTAATAATGTTAATCCTTGA
- a CDS encoding DUF4302 domain-containing protein, which translates to MKKLIYLWLLASVLLPAACTDDDDVFSEESGVRLQAVIDECNTTLRGAENGWKMVYYPKVESYGGYTFLFKFGAKNRVQMISDFDTSEDTDYSYNFNTSESVVLTFDSYSPLHRLADPQYPAPDYSNKKGYGVEGDFEFVVKKVTADTLYLVGKKNRVEVQLTKATGEDWQLVSMMAEMSSCFALSENERLGMSVHGVLMASGLVELDDIYHICEISYKDEEGDAVSVESPYVMTDKGCQFMQEIEVAGIKFSGLNVDLSEGFNNREFVSNDEGGSIRFFIQNFAPLNLTRDQIPTYVPNKNIASVDLLRTTNGDDARYVITEMSAELEAQRDIIRNSLPNFIDFYLELNRKDGYEGSFRIGAYQGTSVKYYNYDFKTFELLDNSVNKVIFDNQAASSSTSGFTDKDLYSIKKNKNTKAVYDAFFSGDGFVVIRDSDTVYWIRSLKDPNIWMKLEED; encoded by the coding sequence ATGAAGAAGTTAATATATTTATGGTTGTTGGCGAGTGTGTTGTTGCCGGCAGCTTGTACGGATGACGATGATGTGTTCTCGGAAGAATCGGGGGTACGTTTGCAGGCGGTGATTGACGAGTGTAACACGACGTTAAGGGGAGCCGAGAATGGTTGGAAAATGGTGTATTACCCGAAAGTCGAAAGTTATGGAGGCTATACTTTTCTTTTCAAGTTCGGGGCGAAGAATCGGGTACAGATGATCAGTGATTTTGACACGAGTGAAGATACGGATTATTCTTATAATTTTAATACATCGGAAAGTGTTGTTCTGACGTTTGATTCTTATAGTCCTTTACATCGTTTGGCCGACCCGCAGTACCCGGCTCCTGATTACTCGAATAAAAAAGGTTACGGGGTAGAGGGGGATTTCGAGTTCGTGGTGAAAAAAGTAACTGCCGATACATTATATCTGGTGGGGAAAAAGAATCGGGTAGAAGTCCAGTTGACGAAAGCGACCGGGGAAGATTGGCAGCTAGTTAGCATGATGGCCGAAATGTCTTCCTGTTTTGCTTTGAGTGAGAACGAAAGATTGGGTATGTCGGTTCATGGCGTGTTAATGGCATCGGGTCTGGTAGAGTTAGATGATATATATCATATCTGTGAAATATCTTATAAAGATGAGGAAGGAGATGCCGTGTCGGTTGAGAGTCCCTACGTTATGACGGATAAAGGGTGCCAGTTCATGCAGGAAATTGAAGTGGCAGGAATTAAGTTTTCCGGTTTGAATGTTGATTTAAGCGAGGGTTTCAATAACCGGGAATTTGTTTCTAACGATGAAGGCGGGAGTATTCGGTTCTTTATCCAGAATTTTGCCCCGTTAAATTTGACGAGAGACCAGATTCCGACGTATGTTCCCAATAAGAATATTGCATCTGTCGATCTGTTAAGAACAACGAATGGGGATGATGCACGTTACGTGATTACCGAGATGAGTGCGGAATTGGAGGCTCAACGGGATATTATTCGGAATAGTCTGCCGAATTTCATTGATTTCTATTTAGAATTGAACCGGAAAGATGGCTATGAGGGTTCCTTCCGGATAGGAGCTTACCAAGGTACTTCCGTGAAGTATTACAATTATGATTTCAAAACCTTCGAGTTGTTGGATAATAGTGTGAATAAGGTTATCTTTGATAATCAGGCGGCATCTTCATCAACATCAGGTTTTACAGATAAGGATTTGTATTCTATCAAAAAGAATAAGAATACAAAAGCAGTTTACGACGCCTTCTTCTCGGGAGACGGGTTTGTGGTTATCCGGGATTCGGACACGGTGTATTGGATCAGGAGTTTGAAAGATCCGAATATCTGGATGAAACTGGAGGAAGACTAG
- a CDS encoding metallophosphoesterase, with amino-acid sequence MNVLKIVACLLFFSFVWCVGYGDTPLKPKKEEQAKQAPVDGPYVLYDEVGNARVIRVDERGVVRDSVYGKLPEGFKLDVVSQKGGHRFQVKLHPVERPLWKSGQREKTLIISDPHGDLESFVSVLCNNGVIGKNYKWKFGKNQVIVIGDVFDRGKDVLPIFWLMYKLEQEAKDAGGVMTFMLGNHEEMVLRGNLKYTRSKYKDLATSLGIEYADLWHEKSELGRWLRSRNLIQVVGKNLFVHAGLSKEFTGMGNAVTEVNEEMARSIFLPKKERQELSALSDSIYCNRGPFWFRGMVKDEEKYSPSTPEDVERILEQYGVDRIFVGHTIFDDVTPFFDGKVVAVNVNNQKNREAGKGRGILMQGNTLYVIYDKGKPRKF; translated from the coding sequence ATGAATGTATTAAAAATAGTCGCTTGTTTGTTGTTTTTCAGTTTTGTTTGGTGTGTCGGTTACGGTGATACCCCGTTAAAGCCAAAGAAAGAAGAACAGGCAAAGCAAGCTCCCGTGGACGGGCCGTACGTGTTATATGATGAGGTCGGAAATGCACGGGTGATCCGTGTGGATGAACGGGGTGTTGTGCGGGATAGTGTTTACGGGAAACTACCGGAAGGTTTTAAACTAGACGTGGTTTCGCAGAAAGGCGGCCATCGTTTTCAGGTGAAACTACATCCCGTGGAGCGTCCACTTTGGAAGTCCGGACAGCGGGAGAAAACATTGATTATTTCTGATCCTCATGGAGACTTGGAGAGTTTCGTTTCCGTGTTGTGCAACAATGGTGTGATCGGAAAGAATTATAAATGGAAGTTCGGTAAGAATCAGGTGATTGTCATCGGTGATGTCTTTGACCGGGGAAAGGACGTGTTGCCCATTTTCTGGTTGATGTACAAGTTGGAACAGGAGGCGAAGGATGCGGGAGGGGTGATGACTTTTATGTTAGGGAATCACGAGGAAATGGTGTTGCGGGGTAACTTGAAATATACCCGGAGCAAGTATAAGGATTTAGCAACATCACTTGGGATAGAATATGCCGACTTGTGGCATGAGAAGAGCGAGTTGGGGCGTTGGTTGCGTTCTCGTAATCTGATTCAGGTCGTGGGAAAGAATTTGTTCGTCCATGCCGGACTGAGCAAGGAGTTTACCGGAATGGGAAATGCCGTGACAGAAGTAAACGAAGAGATGGCGAGATCTATTTTCTTGCCGAAAAAAGAACGGCAGGAGTTGTCTGCCTTGTCTGATTCCATCTATTGTAATCGGGGACCTTTTTGGTTCCGAGGAATGGTGAAAGATGAGGAGAAATATAGTCCTTCCACGCCGGAGGATGTGGAGCGTATTTTGGAACAATACGGTGTAGACCGTATATTCGTGGGACACACGATATTTGATGACGTGACTCCCTTCTTTGACGGGAAAGTTGTGGCCGTGAACGTGAATAATCAAAAGAACCGAGAGGCAGGTAAAGGCCGGGGAATCTTGATGCAGGGAAATACCCTGTATGTTATATACGATAAGGGTAAGCCTCGTAAATTCTAG
- a CDS encoding AMP-binding protein: MEESFIYYIESSIKENWDRPALTDYHGINCNYKDVARKIEKLHILFEHAGIKKGDKIALCGRNSTNWGIAFLATLTYGAVVVPILNEFKPDNIHNIVNHSEARLLFVGSVVWEGLNEASMEALEGILSLEDNSILVSRSQALSHARERLNELFGKKYPDRFRPEDVNYTYDKPEELAIINYTSGTTSFSKGVMLPYRSLWSNLTFAFGVFGKLPGEQVISMLPMAHMYGLAFEFIYEFASGAHVFFLTRTPSPKIIADAFSTVRPNLIISVPLIIEKIIRKKVFPALEKPLIKLMLNLPLLDKKVKNSIRQKVIDAFGGNFKELIVGGAALNKEVEEFLHSINFPYTVGYGMTECGPILSYAGWETFKKGSCGRAAPRMQLKIDSPDPAHIVGEILAKGDNLMIGYYKNEAATHAAFTPDGWLRTGDLGLIDEEGNLFIKGRSKNMILGPSGQNIYPEEIEDHLNNLPYVSESIVVEKEGKLTALIYPDFETINADNKNSDEAIAAIMEENRKQINETLPAYSQIAKVTIYNEEFEKTPKKSIKRFLYQ; encoded by the coding sequence ATGGAAGAAAGTTTTATATATTATATAGAGAGTAGTATCAAAGAAAACTGGGATCGTCCGGCACTGACCGACTATCACGGAATAAATTGTAACTACAAGGACGTGGCCCGGAAAATAGAAAAATTACATATTCTTTTCGAACACGCAGGCATTAAAAAAGGAGATAAAATCGCATTATGCGGGAGAAATTCCACAAATTGGGGAATTGCATTCCTCGCCACACTAACCTACGGGGCTGTCGTAGTCCCCATCCTAAACGAATTTAAACCGGATAACATACACAATATCGTGAATCATTCCGAGGCTCGCCTACTTTTCGTGGGTAGCGTCGTGTGGGAAGGATTGAACGAGGCCTCGATGGAAGCACTGGAAGGTATTCTAAGCTTGGAAGATAATTCAATACTCGTGTCGCGTAGCCAAGCATTATCACACGCACGGGAGCGACTGAACGAACTGTTCGGGAAGAAATACCCCGACCGTTTCCGCCCGGAAGACGTGAACTACACGTATGACAAACCGGAAGAACTCGCCATTATTAACTACACGTCGGGAACCACCAGTTTCTCGAAAGGGGTTATGCTCCCCTATCGCAGCCTCTGGTCGAACCTCACGTTCGCCTTCGGGGTATTTGGGAAATTACCCGGAGAACAGGTTATATCCATGCTCCCCATGGCACACATGTACGGGTTGGCTTTCGAGTTCATCTACGAGTTTGCCAGCGGGGCTCATGTATTTTTCCTGACGAGAACCCCGTCCCCGAAGATCATCGCGGACGCATTCTCCACGGTAAGACCCAACTTGATTATTTCCGTACCCTTGATTATCGAAAAGATTATCCGGAAAAAAGTATTCCCGGCACTGGAAAAACCATTGATTAAACTCATGCTTAACCTGCCGTTACTCGACAAGAAAGTGAAGAATTCCATCCGTCAGAAAGTCATTGATGCCTTCGGCGGGAATTTCAAAGAACTCATCGTCGGCGGAGCCGCACTGAATAAAGAAGTAGAAGAATTTTTACACTCGATAAACTTTCCCTATACCGTGGGTTACGGTATGACGGAATGCGGACCGATCCTCTCGTATGCCGGATGGGAAACTTTCAAAAAAGGCTCCTGCGGAAGGGCTGCACCCCGTATGCAACTGAAAATAGACTCGCCCGATCCGGCACATATCGTCGGGGAGATCCTAGCCAAAGGAGATAATCTCATGATCGGGTACTACAAGAACGAGGCGGCCACACATGCCGCATTCACACCCGACGGCTGGCTCCGCACGGGAGACCTTGGACTGATTGACGAAGAAGGCAACCTTTTCATCAAGGGGCGTAGTAAAAACATGATTCTCGGCCCCAGTGGTCAAAACATCTATCCAGAAGAAATTGAAGATCATCTGAATAACCTTCCTTACGTGAGCGAATCTATCGTGGTCGAGAAAGAAGGCAAACTCACTGCCCTCATCTATCCTGACTTCGAGACTATCAATGCCGACAACAAGAACTCGGATGAGGCCATCGCTGCCATCATGGAGGAAAACCGGAAACAAATTAACGAAACTCTCCCGGCATACAGCCAGATTGCGAAGGTTACGATATACAACGAAGAGTTTGAAAAAACACCCAAAAAGAGTATTAAGCGCTTTTTGTATCAATAG
- a CDS encoding DUF4251 domain-containing protein, with protein sequence MKTLKTIIPIGILLFTCLFAMGEKKQKSDTAGIAKIEQLMKSREFYIEVDQAFPTGNSSITIDSKYGQKRIGGEGYVSLATNEGQLFILDTIATGRLPFFGRAYSTEYGQGGGIEFEKAKIENESFKVINKRKKHYIEYKFNVRNRNDVFNFYVEVYGNGKCSVNVTSNNRASISYGGDLTPIPDDKRKALGI encoded by the coding sequence ATGAAAACACTGAAAACAATCATTCCAATAGGAATACTCCTTTTTACCTGCCTCTTCGCGATGGGTGAAAAGAAACAGAAAAGCGACACCGCGGGTATCGCCAAGATCGAACAACTCATGAAAAGCCGTGAATTCTACATCGAGGTAGATCAAGCCTTCCCGACAGGTAACAGCAGCATCACCATCGACTCCAAATACGGGCAGAAACGCATTGGTGGCGAAGGCTACGTTTCGCTGGCTACCAACGAGGGACAACTCTTTATCCTCGACACCATAGCCACGGGACGCCTGCCATTCTTCGGACGGGCCTACTCCACGGAATACGGACAAGGCGGCGGGATTGAGTTCGAGAAAGCAAAGATTGAAAACGAATCATTCAAGGTGATTAACAAACGCAAAAAACATTACATCGAATACAAATTCAACGTGAGAAATCGCAACGATGTCTTTAACTTCTACGTGGAAGTTTACGGTAACGGGAAATGCAGCGTCAACGTGACCAGCAACAACCGGGCAAGTATCTCATACGGTGGTGATCTTACTCCAATTCCGGATGATAAAAGAAAAGCTCTGGGGATATAA
- a CDS encoding AMP-binding protein produces METSFLKLIEYSIKEHWHLPSLTDYEGAEHNYKDVARWIEKLHILFEEGGIRPGDKVALCSRNTSNWGIAFLATLTYGAVAVPILNEFKPDTIHHIINHSGARLLFVGKSVWDNIDHESMPALDGIIAMADYSVISSRNPVLSETTTRLETLFSTQHPGELRIEDIHYRTEEPEELAMINYTSGTTSSPKGVMLPYRSMWSNLRYALDQMGYTPGEKLVSILTMAHMYGLAFEFIYPFASGIHIYFLQKMPSPKILGEVFADIRPHLIVAVPLIIEKIIKSRVLPQLEKFHIKLMLKMPIIGGKIRHKIKRQILDAFGGRFKLLAVGGAALNKEVEAFLHSVKFPYTVGYGMTECGPAIAFDHWQTFRPTSCGRAVDRMEIRIDSPDPFKQVGEILTKGMNVMDGYYNNPEASNTVLSPDGWLHTGDLGVLDPDGYLYIKGRSKSLILGPSGQNIYPEEIEDLLNAQPYIAESLVIEREGKLVALVYPDAEAMKQNKISREALLKIIHETRKQINQQIPAYSQIARIEIHDEEFEKTPKRSIKRFLYQ; encoded by the coding sequence ATGGAAACGAGTTTCTTGAAACTTATAGAATACAGCATAAAAGAACACTGGCACCTTCCCTCCCTGACGGACTACGAGGGTGCGGAACATAACTATAAAGACGTGGCACGGTGGATTGAAAAATTACATATCCTTTTCGAGGAAGGCGGTATCCGACCGGGAGATAAAGTGGCGCTATGCAGCCGCAACACGTCCAACTGGGGAATAGCTTTTCTCGCCACGCTCACTTACGGGGCGGTGGCCGTTCCCATCCTTAACGAGTTTAAACCCGACACGATTCACCACATTATCAACCACTCCGGGGCCCGGCTCCTGTTCGTGGGAAAATCCGTGTGGGATAACATAGACCACGAGAGTATGCCTGCGCTGGACGGGATCATCGCCATGGCTGATTATTCCGTGATCTCCTCCCGCAACCCGGTTCTCTCGGAAACCACAACCCGGCTGGAGACCTTGTTTTCCACCCAGCACCCCGGGGAACTGCGAATCGAGGATATACACTACCGCACGGAGGAACCGGAAGAACTGGCCATGATCAACTACACATCCGGCACCACCAGCTCGCCCAAAGGCGTGATGCTCCCTTACCGCAGTATGTGGTCCAACCTCCGCTACGCCCTTGACCAGATGGGTTACACGCCGGGCGAAAAACTTGTATCCATCCTTACCATGGCCCACATGTACGGGCTGGCCTTCGAGTTCATTTACCCCTTCGCCAGCGGAATACATATCTATTTCCTACAAAAAATGCCCTCGCCCAAGATACTGGGGGAAGTCTTTGCCGACATCCGCCCGCACCTGATCGTCGCCGTGCCTTTAATTATCGAGAAGATCATCAAAAGTCGAGTACTCCCGCAACTGGAAAAGTTTCATATCAAGCTGATGCTAAAAATGCCCATCATCGGGGGAAAAATCCGCCACAAGATCAAGCGGCAGATTCTTGATGCTTTCGGGGGACGATTCAAGCTACTCGCAGTCGGGGGAGCCGCCCTCAATAAAGAAGTCGAGGCATTCCTCCATTCCGTGAAATTCCCCTACACCGTGGGCTACGGCATGACCGAGTGTGGGCCTGCCATCGCTTTCGACCACTGGCAGACGTTCCGTCCCACCTCCTGCGGGAGAGCCGTGGACCGCATGGAAATCCGCATCGACTCGCCCGATCCGTTCAAACAAGTTGGAGAAATTCTCACCAAAGGCATGAATGTCATGGACGGGTACTACAACAACCCGGAAGCATCCAATACCGTGCTTTCCCCCGACGGATGGCTCCACACGGGGGATCTCGGCGTGCTGGATCCGGACGGGTATCTCTACATCAAAGGTCGTAGCAAAAGTCTCATTCTCGGCCCCAGCGGGCAGAACATTTACCCCGAAGAGATCGAAGACCTACTCAACGCCCAACCTTATATCGCAGAATCGCTAGTGATTGAACGGGAAGGTAAACTCGTGGCCCTTGTCTATCCGGATGCCGAGGCCATGAAACAAAACAAAATATCCCGCGAGGCACTTCTCAAAATCATTCACGAGACCCGCAAACAGATCAACCAACAGATCCCGGCATACAGCCAGATTGCCCGGATAGAGATTCACGACGAGGAATTCGAGAAGACCCCAAAACGAAGTATAAAGCGGTTCTTGTACCAGTAG
- a CDS encoding pentapeptide repeat-containing protein: MKRNNNEVRVVPPVLQGVETGNELFSELLVDDDEVDRRSFSREVVDGVDLSEVNVSSCVFDHVSFPGCRFRESRLTDVLFENCDLSNVDLSGSVLFRVEFRSCKLMGTNLSDGVLNNVLFRHCNARYMNLSMGRLKQVLFAHGDMQGSALESCRLEAVAFDTCSLVEAEFSRTSLKGMDLTSSRLEGLRLGVGDLRGVIVSPVQALDLTRYLGLVVKDV, translated from the coding sequence GTGAAAAGAAATAATAACGAGGTAAGGGTGGTTCCGCCCGTGTTGCAGGGGGTAGAGACGGGGAACGAGTTGTTCAGCGAGTTGTTGGTGGACGATGACGAGGTGGATCGTCGCTCGTTCAGTCGGGAGGTGGTTGACGGGGTAGATTTGTCGGAGGTGAACGTGTCGTCCTGCGTGTTTGATCATGTCTCGTTTCCCGGTTGCCGTTTCCGGGAGTCCCGGCTCACGGACGTGTTGTTCGAGAATTGTGACCTGTCGAACGTGGACTTGTCGGGGAGCGTGTTGTTCCGGGTGGAATTCCGTTCGTGCAAGTTGATGGGGACGAACCTATCGGACGGTGTGTTGAATAACGTGTTGTTCCGGCATTGTAACGCCCGTTACATGAATCTCTCGATGGGGCGTTTGAAACAAGTACTTTTCGCCCACGGTGATATGCAGGGAAGTGCCTTGGAGAGTTGCCGGTTGGAGGCGGTGGCGTTCGACACGTGTAGCCTCGTGGAGGCTGAGTTTTCTCGTACTTCATTGAAGGGGATGGACTTAACATCCTCACGGTTGGAAGGCTTGCGGCTGGGTGTGGGGGATTTACGTGGCGTGATCGTGTCACCCGTGCAGGCGTTGGATTTAACCCGCTATTTAGGACTGGTTGTCAAGGATGTGTAA
- a CDS encoding glutamate decarboxylase has protein sequence MKTENPITPVFGTDEEARVAPKYEMPEGMMPGEVAYQIVHDEAMLDGNSRLNLATFVTTWMDDYARKVMTENMDKNMIDKTEYPQTAEIERRCVNILAKLWNSPEKPYCTGTSTVGSSEACMLGGIAALKRWQKRRKAKGLPIDKPNFIISTCMQVVWEKFAIYWDVEMRMIPVTAEKITLDPQDVVKACDENTICVVPIQGVTITGLNDNVKEINDALDKLNTEKGWEICIHVDAATGGFIHPFIDPETIWDFRLKWVLSISTSGHKFGLVYPGVGWVVWKDKQYLPEEMNFAVNYLGANIPSISINFSRPGNQVLAQYYQFMRLGKEGYKKVQQNCLNVCLYLKEQLKKMGIFEFFSNDMPNPLFIWKLKDDPNRKWTLYDLSDALHVEGWQVPAYTMPKAMEDVIIMRVVVRQGTGFDLADLLMEDIKRCVNQLDALKEPTNSALMWAKKEPQKPRGFNHSR, from the coding sequence ATGAAGACAGAAAATCCTATCACACCGGTTTTTGGGACGGATGAAGAGGCCCGGGTGGCACCGAAATACGAGATGCCAGAGGGTATGATGCCGGGCGAAGTTGCCTATCAAATCGTGCATGACGAGGCCATGTTGGATGGTAATTCACGTTTGAATCTGGCGACTTTCGTGACTACATGGATGGATGATTACGCTAGAAAAGTGATGACCGAGAACATGGATAAGAACATGATCGACAAGACGGAGTACCCGCAAACGGCGGAGATCGAGCGTCGATGCGTGAATATCCTTGCCAAGTTGTGGAATTCACCTGAGAAACCGTATTGCACGGGTACGAGTACCGTGGGTTCTTCCGAGGCTTGTATGCTGGGTGGTATTGCCGCCTTGAAACGCTGGCAGAAGAGACGTAAGGCAAAAGGTCTTCCTATCGATAAACCGAATTTCATCATCTCGACCTGTATGCAGGTGGTTTGGGAGAAATTCGCTATCTACTGGGATGTCGAGATGCGTATGATTCCCGTGACGGCGGAGAAGATCACGCTTGACCCGCAGGACGTGGTCAAGGCTTGCGACGAGAACACCATTTGCGTGGTGCCGATTCAAGGAGTGACGATTACCGGGTTGAATGATAACGTGAAGGAGATTAACGATGCACTCGACAAGTTGAACACCGAGAAAGGTTGGGAGATTTGTATCCACGTGGATGCCGCTACTGGTGGGTTTATCCACCCGTTCATCGATCCTGAAACGATCTGGGATTTCCGTTTGAAATGGGTACTTTCCATCAGTACTTCAGGTCACAAGTTCGGTCTGGTATATCCCGGTGTGGGTTGGGTGGTTTGGAAAGACAAGCAATATTTGCCCGAGGAAATGAACTTTGCCGTGAATTATCTGGGAGCCAACATCCCGAGTATTTCCATTAACTTCTCTCGTCCGGGTAATCAAGTATTGGCCCAGTATTACCAATTCATGCGCTTGGGTAAGGAAGGGTACAAGAAAGTACAGCAAAATTGCCTGAACGTTTGTCTCTACCTGAAAGAGCAATTGAAAAAGATGGGTATTTTCGAGTTCTTCAGTAATGATATGCCGAACCCGTTGTTTATCTGGAAATTGAAAGATGATCCAAACCGGAAATGGACTTTGTACGATTTGTCGGATGCGCTGCACGTGGAAGGATGGCAGGTGCCTGCTTACACGATGCCGAAAGCGATGGAGGACGTGATAATCATGCGTGTTGTTGTTCGACAGGGCACCGGGTTTGATTTGGCCGATCTGTTGATGGAGGACATCAAACGTTGCGTGAACCAGTTGGATGCTCTGAAAGAGCCGACAAATAGCGCTCTGATGTGGGCGAAGAAAGAACCGCAGAAACCGAGAGGTTTTAATCATTCCAGATAA
- a CDS encoding cold-shock protein, translating to MAKPTTFGKKENEKKKQARRQAKQNRKEERKQSGKATSFDDMIAYVDEHGMITSTPPEERHDEEKIVQEDIQISIPRQEAPAILKGRVEYFDSQKGYGFIKNLVGTDKYFFHVNNVLVDIVENDIVTFDLERGKRGMNAVNICTINNQLAV from the coding sequence ATGGCAAAACCTACTACATTTGGTAAAAAAGAAAACGAGAAGAAAAAACAAGCCCGAAGACAGGCAAAACAAAACCGGAAGGAAGAGAGAAAACAATCCGGTAAAGCGACCAGTTTCGATGACATGATCGCTTACGTTGATGAACATGGCATGATTACCTCGACACCGCCTGAAGAGCGGCATGATGAGGAGAAAATCGTGCAAGAGGATATACAAATTTCAATCCCCAGGCAGGAAGCTCCCGCCATTTTGAAAGGTCGGGTGGAGTATTTTGACTCGCAGAAAGGGTATGGCTTTATCAAGAATCTGGTAGGGACGGATAAATACTTTTTCCATGTCAATAATGTCCTTGTTGATATCGTGGAGAATGATATAGTAACGTTTGATTTGGAACGAGGGAAACGGGGAATGAATGCCGTAAATATTTGTACAATAAATAATCAATTGGCAGTATAA
- a CDS encoding ion transporter gives MKRSKVFEQILNGLVLLGSLAIIIVASIELLDGNNALSEAFILKFHLWVCGLFLADFFVRWYTDGWTGRFFNHNLFFLLVSIPYLNIVYGLSTTISHSTWLILRLIPLARGIYGVSLIVSWMTRSRITNLFATYLTILFTTIYFCSIIFYYMEHGVNPPVKTYWDAFDWALMNVTTVGSNIFGVTKIGQILAVILAAAGMIFFPIFTAYVTTIFQRKRKETNGTADEQTTL, from the coding sequence ATGAAAAGAAGTAAAGTTTTCGAGCAAATACTCAACGGGCTTGTATTGTTGGGTAGTTTGGCAATTATTATTGTTGCCTCTATCGAACTACTGGACGGGAATAACGCTCTCAGCGAGGCTTTCATATTGAAATTCCATCTCTGGGTGTGCGGGCTTTTTCTGGCAGACTTTTTCGTTCGGTGGTACACGGATGGATGGACCGGGCGTTTTTTCAATCATAACTTGTTTTTCTTGCTGGTCTCGATTCCTTACCTTAATATCGTGTACGGTTTATCAACCACCATATCCCATTCCACGTGGCTAATCCTGCGGTTAATCCCTCTGGCACGAGGCATTTACGGGGTATCACTCATCGTGAGTTGGATGACACGCAGCCGGATCACCAATTTGTTCGCCACGTACCTGACGATTCTTTTCACGACGATCTATTTTTGCAGCATCATTTTCTACTACATGGAACACGGTGTTAACCCTCCCGTGAAAACATACTGGGACGCTTTCGACTGGGCGCTGATGAACGTCACCACGGTCGGGTCGAATATTTTCGGGGTCACGAAGATCGGGCAAATCCTTGCCGTCATTCTCGCCGCCGCGGGTATGATTTTCTTCCCGATATTCACCGCTTACGTCACGACAATATTCCAGCGAAAAAGAAAAGAAACGAACGGCACGGCCGATGAACAAACGACCCTTTAG